Proteins co-encoded in one Ignavibacteria bacterium genomic window:
- a CDS encoding insulinase family protein, protein MRKTSHNMQLTNISILALFLFTINLFPQTSSDSIPKHRSVLEGTLLNGLKYSILENRLPEKKAELRLVILTGSLNERDDQKGLAHFTEHMLFNGTKNFPGNKVIDFLELLGMKFGPEINAYTSTEETVYMLTVPTDRETILDSAFMVLSDWAFQATFDSLEIEKERGVVLEEMRMGKGAEGRIRDIQFPVLFHNSRFAQRLPIGDEKVLKSFPHKALTDYYKEWYRPELMSVVAVGDFKAGDMETLIKKYFGSYGASDTPKKRIIYEVPDHKERLYSIVGDKETTTSNVVIVNKRPVLKANTVADYKKGIIHQIVGSILSERLFDISKLSNSPLQNGGGYSTTLSYNKGAFVLYASSKENMIDSSFSLLVLEGEKMKRYGFTKEEFSRAKENLDASMDNYYREKDNQYSTGVVNALLDQFINDAIYTDIETGYKIYKEIVPQITLSEVNQIASELISDSNMVTLVSYPEKTGAIVPKQENLENIFKSVTTMEIAKPQSTEVNKPLVEVEPKPGRIVTEENLDVYDVKLLTLSNGAKVYLKKTGLQKDEVLMYGFSRGGLSKVEDKDLVSANYATSIVEESGLGEFNLTELYKKLAGKMISVQTNVTELYEEINGQSSVNDLEDFFRLVYLTFEKPRLDTISTANFMEKLRSYLINEGLSPDNVFYDSIVVALYNNNPRMKPMSISRFGEINQQKAYQIFKERFNSAGDFTFVFTGNFDEDVIKSLICRYIASQKSVDHEEWLDRGVRYSQNGGEKTVKKGMENKATVFLAFPGKYDWSRKSNLELTILQKVLDIKFNEVIREELGGSYSISAGVSFNQYPESQFNNTVFFNCDPARKEELTAKTESIIDSLVQNFNDETTLQKAKENALKEREEVFQTNRGILNLISSHAMSGSDLKGFTEGNEIIRKMTLKDISEMAKKTFNKKSMLKFYLIPAVEVIK, encoded by the coding sequence ATGCGAAAGACTTCCCATAACATGCAACTGACAAATATATCAATCTTAGCCCTTTTTCTTTTCACAATAAATCTGTTTCCCCAGACCTCTTCTGATTCAATTCCTAAACACCGTTCTGTTCTTGAGGGCACTCTGTTAAACGGTTTAAAGTATTCAATACTTGAAAACAGATTACCTGAGAAAAAAGCTGAATTAAGGCTGGTGATATTGACCGGTTCTCTTAATGAACGCGATGATCAAAAAGGTCTTGCACATTTTACTGAGCACATGCTATTTAATGGTACAAAGAATTTCCCGGGAAACAAGGTTATTGATTTTCTTGAGTTACTCGGTATGAAATTCGGTCCGGAAATAAATGCCTATACTTCGACAGAAGAAACTGTGTATATGCTAACGGTACCCACAGACCGTGAAACCATTCTCGATTCTGCGTTTATGGTGCTCTCCGACTGGGCGTTTCAGGCTACATTTGACTCTCTTGAGATTGAAAAGGAGAGGGGAGTGGTGCTTGAGGAAATGCGAATGGGAAAAGGGGCTGAGGGCAGAATCAGGGACATTCAGTTTCCTGTTCTTTTCCACAACTCGAGATTCGCACAGAGATTGCCGATCGGTGATGAAAAAGTTCTGAAGTCTTTTCCACACAAAGCTTTGACTGATTATTACAAAGAGTGGTACAGGCCGGAATTAATGTCTGTGGTGGCTGTGGGTGATTTTAAGGCTGGGGATATGGAAACACTCATTAAGAAGTACTTCGGGTCTTACGGTGCCTCTGACACCCCAAAGAAGCGAATTATTTATGAAGTACCGGATCATAAAGAGAGGCTTTATTCTATCGTTGGTGACAAAGAAACAACAACGAGCAATGTCGTCATAGTCAACAAGCGACCTGTACTTAAAGCGAACACTGTGGCTGACTATAAAAAAGGGATCATACATCAGATAGTCGGTTCCATTCTGAGTGAACGACTGTTTGATATTTCTAAATTAAGCAATTCACCTCTGCAAAATGGTGGAGGATACTCCACAACCCTTTCTTATAATAAGGGTGCTTTCGTTCTTTACGCCTCTTCCAAAGAAAATATGATAGATTCGTCATTTTCACTTCTGGTTCTCGAGGGTGAAAAAATGAAAAGATATGGCTTTACGAAAGAGGAATTCTCGCGGGCTAAAGAAAATCTTGATGCATCTATGGATAATTATTACAGGGAGAAAGACAATCAGTATTCCACCGGTGTGGTGAATGCCTTGCTCGATCAGTTTATAAATGATGCAATTTATACGGATATTGAAACGGGTTATAAGATATACAAGGAAATTGTACCACAAATCACCCTCTCGGAAGTGAATCAAATTGCATCAGAACTGATTTCTGATTCGAATATGGTAACTCTCGTTTCCTATCCTGAAAAAACAGGTGCAATTGTCCCAAAACAGGAAAATCTTGAAAATATCTTCAAATCTGTTACCACCATGGAGATTGCAAAACCTCAATCGACGGAAGTAAACAAGCCGCTTGTGGAAGTGGAACCCAAACCCGGCAGAATCGTTACAGAAGAAAACCTTGATGTTTATGATGTAAAATTGTTGACTTTGAGTAACGGCGCAAAAGTTTACCTAAAAAAAACCGGCTTGCAAAAAGATGAAGTGCTAATGTACGGTTTTAGCCGAGGCGGTCTCTCCAAAGTTGAGGATAAGGACCTTGTCTCAGCAAATTACGCAACCTCGATCGTCGAGGAATCTGGTTTGGGTGAGTTCAATCTTACTGAACTTTACAAAAAACTTGCAGGAAAAATGATATCAGTCCAAACAAATGTGACTGAGCTATATGAGGAGATTAACGGACAAAGTTCGGTCAATGATCTCGAGGATTTTTTCCGGCTTGTGTACCTTACATTTGAAAAACCGCGTCTGGATACAATATCCACTGCAAATTTTATGGAAAAACTGAGAAGTTATCTGATCAATGAAGGACTGTCACCAGACAATGTGTTTTATGATTCAATTGTTGTGGCCCTGTATAACAACAACCCGCGGATGAAACCGATGAGTATCAGCCGTTTCGGTGAAATAAATCAACAAAAGGCATATCAGATATTCAAGGAAAGATTTAATTCAGCAGGCGATTTTACTTTTGTTTTCACCGGAAATTTTGATGAAGATGTGATTAAATCACTCATTTGCAGGTATATAGCATCACAGAAAAGTGTGGATCATGAAGAATGGCTTGACAGGGGAGTCAGGTATTCTCAAAATGGTGGTGAAAAAACCGTGAAAAAAGGGATGGAGAACAAGGCAACAGTTTTTCTTGCTTTCCCGGGCAAGTATGACTGGAGTAGAAAAAGTAATCTCGAATTAACGATTCTGCAAAAAGTCCTTGATATCAAGTTTAACGAGGTAATCCGCGAGGAACTTGGCGGAAGTTATTCTATTTCTGCTGGTGTAAGTTTTAATCAGTATCCTGAATCTCAATTCAATAATACTGTATTTTTTAATTGTGACCCTGCCAGAAAAGAAGAACTTACAGCTAAAACAGAATCTATCATTGATTCTTTAGTACAAAACTTCAACGATGAAACAACACTTCAGAAAGCAAAGGAAAATGCTCTTAAGGAACGCGAAGAAGTTTTCCAGACAAACAGAGGCATACTGAACCTGATAAGTTCACATGCTATGAGCGGTTCTGATTTGAAAGGATTTACTGAGGGAAACGAGATTATCAGAAAGATGACGCTAAAGGATATTTCTGAGATGGCGAAAAAGACTTTCAACAAAAAGTCGATGTTAAAATTCTACTTGATTCCGGCGGTTGAAGTTATAAAGTAA
- a CDS encoding CDP-alcohol phosphatidyltransferase family protein, whose protein sequence is MMFGIEKKHFFQVSNLLSLSRLFGSFPLIWFLVNPDILGRPLTVLLVLLISITDFFDGYFARKFNQVSELGKILDPLADKVLVISVSITFYITGILDPVLFFVIVARDLLIMLPGLFLSKSIGRVPPSDWLGKWTFFFIGSYLILVFLQLSESLLFMRLYYYSLIVLIIASYLNYVIKAIKIIKSKK, encoded by the coding sequence ATGATGTTCGGGATCGAAAAAAAACACTTTTTCCAGGTATCAAATCTTTTGAGTCTTTCAAGACTCTTCGGTTCATTTCCGCTGATATGGTTTTTGGTAAATCCCGACATTCTTGGAAGGCCCTTAACTGTTCTGCTCGTGTTATTAATAAGCATCACTGATTTTTTTGACGGCTATTTTGCCCGAAAATTTAATCAGGTTTCGGAACTGGGGAAAATTCTCGATCCTCTCGCTGATAAGGTGCTCGTAATTTCGGTTTCAATCACATTCTATATCACTGGTATACTTGATCCGGTGCTTTTCTTTGTGATTGTGGCAAGAGATCTACTTATTATGCTTCCGGGTCTATTCCTAAGCAAGAGTATCGGAAGGGTGCCACCCTCCGATTGGTTGGGTAAATGGACATTTTTCTTTATCGGTTCATATCTCATTCTTGTTTTTTTACAGTTGAGTGAATCCCTGCTGTTCATGCGGTTATATTATTACTCACTGATTGTGTTAATAATCGCATCCTATCTAAACTATGTCATAAAAGCTATAAAGATAATAAAGAGTAAAAAATGA
- the ftsY gene encoding signal recognition particle-docking protein FtsY: MSFIKNFNFGKLKDGLSKTRDKIFNKISETVTGKAVIDEITLEEMEEILITSDIGYDLAMKIVDEVRKKLKSEKDRSGDNVLAVVKAVLEEELEHSLSSKEYVPDVEQHKPFVILIVGVNGAGKTTTIGKLAHNFKLSGWKVVVGAADTFRAAANEQLEIWADRAGVPIISRHQGADPSSVAFETIQEAIRINADVVMIDTAGRLHTKVNLMEELKKIKNVISKKLPDAPNEIFLVVDGTTGQNAVQQGKEFSKVTELSGLIVTKLDGTAKGGVIFQICRELKVPVRYIGVGEGIEDLQNFDPRMYVEAIFSK; this comes from the coding sequence ATGAGTTTTATTAAGAATTTTAATTTTGGAAAACTAAAAGACGGGCTTTCGAAAACACGGGACAAAATATTCAATAAAATTTCTGAAACGGTTACAGGCAAGGCTGTAATTGATGAAATTACACTCGAAGAGATGGAAGAGATTTTGATCACTTCAGATATCGGATATGATCTTGCAATGAAAATTGTTGATGAAGTTCGGAAAAAACTTAAGTCAGAAAAAGACCGTTCCGGAGATAATGTATTGGCAGTTGTAAAGGCAGTTCTTGAGGAAGAACTCGAGCACTCACTCTCTTCAAAGGAGTATGTTCCTGATGTTGAGCAACACAAACCGTTTGTTATCCTTATTGTAGGTGTAAATGGAGCGGGAAAAACCACTACGATCGGAAAACTTGCCCATAATTTTAAACTATCGGGCTGGAAAGTAGTTGTTGGAGCTGCAGATACCTTCAGAGCTGCGGCAAATGAACAACTCGAAATATGGGCTGACAGAGCGGGAGTTCCAATTATATCCAGACACCAGGGTGCAGATCCCTCCTCGGTTGCATTTGAGACAATTCAGGAGGCTATCAGAATCAATGCCGATGTGGTAATGATAGATACTGCGGGCCGACTTCACACCAAAGTGAATTTGATGGAAGAATTGAAGAAGATCAAAAATGTGATTTCCAAAAAGCTGCCTGATGCACCAAATGAGATATTTTTAGTGGTTGACGGTACAACAGGTCAGAATGCCGTGCAACAAGGGAAGGAGTTCTCAAAAGTTACCGAGCTTTCTGGCTTGATAGTTACAAAACTTGATGGAACTGCGAAAGGCGGGGTAATCTTTCAAATTTGCAGAGAACTGAAAGTACCTGTACGATATATTGGAGTTGGAGAGGGAATTGAAGACCTCCAGAATTTCGACCCCCGTATGTATGTTGAAGCAATTTTTTCAAAGTAA
- a CDS encoding MerR family transcriptional regulator has product MKDFNIKKLYYSISEVSKITDVEQYVLRFWENVFEQLRPQKNRAGNRIYTNKEIETILFIKSLLRDQKYTIEGAKKVLADQYKGKTPSLEELKREEFQVHDDESDESSLFEADQEKEVSGDKSELYKDLVEIKNFLEILRTKL; this is encoded by the coding sequence ATGAAAGATTTTAACATCAAGAAGCTTTACTATTCGATTAGTGAAGTCAGTAAAATAACCGATGTGGAGCAATATGTGCTCCGTTTTTGGGAAAATGTTTTCGAGCAACTGAGACCTCAAAAGAACAGAGCCGGGAACAGAATTTATACCAATAAAGAAATCGAAACCATACTTTTTATCAAAAGTTTGTTGCGGGATCAGAAATATACTATCGAAGGTGCTAAAAAGGTACTTGCCGATCAGTACAAGGGAAAAACCCCGTCACTTGAAGAACTCAAAAGAGAAGAGTTCCAGGTTCATGATGATGAGTCTGATGAGAGCAGTCTTTTTGAAGCTGATCAGGAAAAAGAAGTATCCGGTGATAAATCGGAACTTTACAAAGATCTTGTTGAGATAAAAAACTTTTTGGAAATATTAAGAACAAAACTTTAG
- a CDS encoding amidophosphoribosyltransferase, whose amino-acid sequence MEITISKTKCFCGIFGISNNKSASTMTYYGLHALQHRGQEASGIVTHDIENNKDVFKVIKGEGLVSEVFDDFDFWKPQLTGNAAIGHNRYSTTGSSNSRKNIQPFLVNYHSGNLAVAHNGNLTNDKKLRDWLVSEGSIFQTTSDTEVILHLIAKSKEKDQREQVIEALNFLEGAFSVVILTDKYLVAARDKSGFRPLCLGRLEGTFVVASETCAFDIISAEYIRDIDPGEVVFIPLSEESAELEVRHLNGKTAGKKQCIFEYIYFSRPDSMIFGHNVDKVRRRLGKILARNFPVIPKEKDDKVIVISVPDSSNTAALGYARELEKQGINAKFEIGLLRSHYIGRTFIEPGQENRELRVKIKFNPVKGVLKDKIVVVVDDSIVRGTTSRQLINLIREAKPKEIHLRISSPPIMHSCFYGMDFPSREELIAYTMDGNVDKIRDYIGVDSLSYLDISHLYESVKEDSPEDYCTACFSGDYPVKVDFNFSKDQYEI is encoded by the coding sequence ATGGAAATTACAATTAGCAAAACGAAGTGCTTTTGTGGGATATTTGGTATCTCCAACAATAAAAGTGCCTCCACGATGACATACTACGGACTTCATGCCCTCCAGCATCGGGGACAGGAAGCCTCCGGAATAGTGACGCATGATATTGAAAACAATAAAGATGTCTTCAAAGTTATAAAAGGCGAAGGACTGGTGTCCGAAGTTTTTGATGATTTCGATTTTTGGAAACCTCAACTAACCGGAAATGCCGCGATTGGTCATAACAGATATTCCACAACCGGCTCCTCAAACTCCCGAAAAAACATTCAACCTTTCCTTGTAAATTACCATTCAGGAAATCTGGCTGTTGCTCACAATGGCAATCTGACGAATGACAAAAAATTGAGAGACTGGCTTGTCTCGGAAGGTTCCATTTTTCAGACAACATCTGATACGGAAGTGATTCTTCATCTGATCGCAAAAAGCAAGGAAAAAGATCAACGGGAACAGGTAATCGAGGCACTTAATTTCCTTGAGGGTGCTTTTTCGGTTGTGATTTTAACAGATAAATATCTGGTTGCTGCCAGAGACAAATCAGGTTTTCGTCCCCTTTGCCTCGGCAGACTGGAGGGGACCTTTGTTGTTGCATCCGAAACCTGTGCATTTGACATCATTTCCGCAGAATACATCAGGGACATCGATCCAGGTGAAGTGGTCTTCATACCGTTGTCTGAAGAATCCGCAGAGTTGGAAGTCAGGCACCTGAATGGGAAGACAGCAGGAAAAAAGCAATGTATTTTTGAATATATCTACTTTTCCCGTCCCGACAGCATGATTTTTGGGCACAATGTTGACAAGGTTCGCAGGAGACTGGGAAAGATACTTGCCAGAAATTTTCCGGTGATTCCTAAAGAGAAGGATGATAAAGTCATTGTTATAAGTGTTCCCGACAGCTCAAATACTGCTGCTTTGGGATATGCGCGAGAATTGGAAAAACAGGGAATCAACGCAAAATTTGAAATCGGATTGTTAAGAAGCCACTATATAGGGCGAACATTCATCGAACCCGGTCAGGAAAACAGGGAACTCAGGGTTAAGATAAAATTCAATCCTGTAAAAGGTGTTCTGAAAGACAAAATCGTTGTGGTGGTTGATGACTCGATTGTGAGAGGCACTACTTCAAGACAGTTGATTAATCTGATAAGAGAAGCCAAACCGAAGGAAATCCACCTGAGAATTTCATCGCCTCCCATAATGCATTCTTGTTTTTACGGAATGGATTTCCCCTCAAGAGAGGAACTGATTGCCTACACCATGGATGGCAATGTGGACAAAATCCGCGATTATATCGGGGTAGATTCCCTTAGTTATCTTGATATCAGCCATCTGTATGAATCTGTGAAGGAAGACAGTCCTGAAGATTATTGTACGGCTTGTTTTTCAGGTGATTATCCCGTAAAAGTTGATTTCAATTTCTCGAAGGATCAGTATGAAATTTAG
- a CDS encoding S8 family serine peptidase, translated as MKFSRIFFFFILLISSQAFSQKIIFVKYKASVPSSEVKSRLDASIKSIIATDAPSKDSKITIAPFAKGLADRIPELSRIVAVRISDEPLAQSVANALKENFEIEYVQEGLTYKIDYIPNDSLVNQQWALSKIGAFESWAITEGADTVIVSVIDTGIDYKHPDLKNKVFINQGETGKDQQGRDKNSNGIDDDNNGFVDDYMGWDFTDRTGFPFDTTGGDYLDWDNDPMDENLYSHGTAVAGIIGAETNNSLGIAGVAPRIKILNLRSFDPQGYGEEDDVSAAVLYSVLMGAKVINMSFGDYSYSHVLRDVVRYAYSKNVVLVGSSGNSNSPDPHYPSGYSEVISVGNSTAEDYVAGSSNYGSTLDLVAPGTQIKTTSRNWNYTDFNGTSAAAPFVTASAAMILSKKSFSNEEVKQILKSTADDIGNPGWDIRAGAGRLNLLRALKVLAPSVIKFNFPLQDYSTSLDTLKINATILSSYFKSFSLEYGTGLNPVSWTNLISNQQNQVSDQIIYNFALKSLKDSVYTLRLKVEQTNSFTAEERVNFRIKRSGTKGELISLLPAYYGDKPTFMAATYTEDPAVVKMYYKRSSESVFSYVTLDGFSTNTGFVKQLHYGFIPRSQIFPSEQYDIYFEVTNEGGFKTEIRDTVDRYFTLNSGDLFRTYEKTQKTFTLPAGYIFDKSIALPGNNKGALIREVMSPETTKLYRFENEKFVTLETDTLNRKIAKDYGDFNKDGVTDLLSLWGYSAHIHKQVNNTGTFQLATSADTSYFWPIGVFDLDRDNKNELLAVRNDTTVVVYSINSDLSLTYKSRFYNQSGMGFGGNTFNSPFLVVKDIDGDSKNEIVFTDSDGDIVVMKVNAINDIKTDKIIRTGYMSSSSFIASGDFNSDGKEDLAVLLQAVPDVDVAPYNRIIIFNFAGTNLNISYDNAFIDPAVEFKSTFQRASNSLKFYDIDSDGKQELLLFTYPYAYIIKSQGLSGEIVSYDENVNTNAILIEDFDGNGIAEIAYPYGNIIKFFEFNQTASFAPTLTSAFSVDNSKIRISFQGSASKYFVYRGLTESELVLYDSTTSQFFNDTGVELNKNYYYKVEGVSGTRKAASKVIKVFHHSPAKYSSASVKTLNSVEVLFSNKMRKEIDNPSGIHLIKGNEKIPLSSYTPSGENAFLLTFSSNFNNGPNRVLISGLIDNYGSPVSSDTATFTYTPGVVTESFFIESFKILDNYTVSIRMNLDLDPATAGDVSNYSFSPDNKVTSATVSPTDKKTVILSLKGSKPVGSLGREYTLTLKNIRSDAGSGNLLINSNSGATIVLTATASSLEDIYTFPSPVDKSKHRSVTFANLPRYVDIIIFNLEGVRIAEFSENDGNGGVDWNLLDSDGREVPSGVYIYRATMTDGKKNELGTKTGKIAIIR; from the coding sequence ATGAAATTTAGCAGGATTTTTTTTTTCTTCATTTTACTCATCTCGAGTCAGGCATTTTCACAGAAAATTATTTTTGTTAAATACAAGGCATCAGTTCCTTCCTCCGAAGTAAAAAGCAGACTTGATGCCTCCATAAAATCGATAATCGCAACCGATGCCCCGTCAAAGGATTCCAAAATAACGATAGCTCCTTTTGCCAAAGGACTTGCGGACAGAATCCCTGAATTGTCCCGGATTGTTGCCGTAAGAATCTCTGATGAACCTCTCGCACAATCTGTAGCCAATGCACTTAAGGAAAATTTCGAAATCGAATATGTGCAGGAGGGATTGACCTACAAAATTGATTACATTCCTAACGACAGTCTTGTAAATCAGCAATGGGCTCTTTCAAAAATAGGGGCGTTTGAATCATGGGCAATCACTGAGGGTGCTGACACGGTAATAGTGAGCGTAATAGATACGGGAATTGACTATAAACACCCTGATTTGAAAAATAAAGTGTTTATTAACCAAGGTGAAACCGGAAAAGATCAGCAGGGTAGAGATAAAAACTCTAATGGTATTGATGATGATAACAACGGTTTTGTGGATGATTACATGGGATGGGATTTTACTGACAGGACAGGCTTCCCATTCGACACTACAGGGGGTGACTATCTCGACTGGGATAATGATCCGATGGATGAAAACCTCTACTCACACGGTACAGCTGTGGCGGGAATCATTGGTGCTGAAACGAATAATTCTCTCGGAATCGCCGGTGTGGCACCCCGAATTAAAATTCTAAATCTTAGATCATTCGATCCTCAAGGTTATGGCGAAGAAGATGATGTGTCAGCTGCTGTACTTTACTCGGTCCTGATGGGGGCAAAAGTAATAAACATGAGCTTTGGAGATTACTCTTATTCACATGTACTCCGGGATGTAGTCAGGTATGCTTATTCAAAAAATGTTGTTCTCGTTGGAAGTTCAGGTAACTCCAATTCGCCCGATCCTCACTACCCGTCGGGATACAGTGAAGTGATTTCAGTCGGTAACTCAACCGCGGAGGATTATGTCGCAGGAAGTTCGAACTATGGTTCAACTCTTGATCTTGTGGCACCCGGTACGCAAATCAAGACTACCTCCCGTAACTGGAATTACACAGATTTTAACGGTACTTCAGCAGCGGCACCATTCGTTACCGCATCGGCAGCCATGATTCTGTCGAAAAAAAGTTTTTCAAATGAAGAAGTGAAGCAGATACTAAAATCGACCGCTGATGATATCGGGAACCCCGGCTGGGATATCAGGGCAGGAGCAGGAAGACTAAACCTCCTTCGAGCCCTCAAGGTACTCGCTCCCTCTGTCATCAAGTTCAATTTTCCTCTACAGGATTACTCAACTTCTCTTGATACTTTGAAGATTAATGCGACAATTCTTTCATCCTACTTTAAATCTTTCTCGCTTGAATACGGCACAGGATTAAACCCCGTTTCCTGGACTAATCTTATCAGTAACCAGCAAAATCAGGTTTCAGATCAAATCATCTACAATTTTGCTCTTAAAAGCCTAAAAGACTCTGTCTATACACTTCGGCTCAAAGTGGAACAGACAAATTCTTTCACAGCAGAAGAAAGAGTAAATTTTCGTATCAAAAGGTCTGGAACAAAAGGTGAACTGATTTCACTTTTGCCTGCTTATTATGGCGATAAACCGACATTTATGGCTGCAACTTATACAGAGGACCCTGCTGTTGTCAAGATGTATTATAAAAGGAGTTCTGAGTCAGTTTTCAGTTATGTTACACTGGATGGATTTTCGACCAACACGGGTTTTGTGAAACAATTGCACTATGGATTTATTCCGAGATCACAAATATTTCCATCTGAACAGTATGATATCTATTTTGAAGTAACGAATGAGGGTGGATTCAAGACTGAAATCAGGGATACTGTCGACAGATATTTCACACTAAACAGCGGTGATTTGTTCAGAACCTATGAGAAAACCCAAAAAACTTTTACACTTCCGGCAGGATATATTTTTGATAAATCGATTGCTTTACCCGGTAACAACAAGGGAGCCCTCATTCGGGAAGTGATGTCGCCGGAGACCACCAAACTTTACAGATTTGAGAACGAAAAGTTTGTAACTCTGGAGACTGATACTTTAAATCGCAAAATAGCCAAAGACTATGGCGATTTTAACAAAGACGGGGTAACAGATCTGCTATCTCTTTGGGGTTACTCTGCCCACATTCATAAGCAGGTGAACAATACGGGGACATTCCAGCTCGCTACATCGGCTGATACAAGCTATTTTTGGCCCATTGGTGTGTTTGATCTCGACCGGGATAATAAAAATGAACTGTTGGCTGTAAGAAACGATACTACTGTGGTTGTTTACTCAATTAATTCAGATTTATCCCTGACCTACAAATCAAGATTTTACAATCAGTCAGGTATGGGTTTCGGTGGAAATACATTTAACTCGCCATTTCTGGTTGTCAAAGATATTGATGGTGATTCAAAAAACGAAATTGTCTTCACGGATTCTGACGGTGATATAGTTGTAATGAAGGTAAATGCAATAAACGACATTAAAACCGATAAAATCATCAGAACCGGTTACATGTCGTCATCCTCCTTTATTGCTTCGGGAGATTTTAACAGTGATGGAAAAGAGGATTTAGCCGTCCTCCTCCAAGCCGTTCCCGATGTCGATGTTGCTCCTTATAATAGAATAATAATTTTCAATTTCGCCGGAACCAATCTGAATATTTCATATGATAATGCTTTTATTGATCCTGCTGTGGAATTTAAATCCACTTTCCAGCGGGCATCCAATTCACTTAAGTTTTATGATATCGATAGTGACGGCAAGCAGGAACTGCTCCTGTTTACATATCCTTACGCATACATCATTAAAAGTCAGGGATTGAGTGGTGAAATTGTTTCGTATGACGAGAATGTAAATACCAATGCAATTCTAATCGAGGATTTTGACGGAAATGGAATTGCCGAAATAGCTTATCCATATGGAAACATAATCAAATTTTTTGAGTTCAACCAAACCGCTTCGTTTGCTCCGACTCTGACCTCCGCATTCAGTGTGGACAATTCAAAAATCAGAATCAGCTTTCAGGGTTCAGCATCGAAATATTTTGTTTACAGAGGGCTTACAGAATCCGAACTTGTTCTTTACGATTCCACGACCTCCCAGTTCTTCAATGATACCGGTGTGGAGCTGAATAAAAATTATTATTACAAGGTTGAAGGTGTTTCTGGCACCCGTAAAGCGGCCTCCAAAGTGATTAAAGTATTTCATCACTCTCCGGCAAAATATTCTTCTGCCTCTGTGAAAACTCTAAATTCCGTTGAAGTTTTGTTTTCGAACAAGATGAGAAAAGAGATTGATAATCCCTCGGGTATCCACCTGATCAAGGGAAATGAAAAAATCCCGCTTTCCTCCTACACTCCGTCGGGAGAGAATGCTTTCCTTTTAACTTTCTCCTCGAACTTTAATAACGGTCCCAACAGGGTTCTAATTTCAGGACTAATTGACAACTACGGCTCACCCGTTAGCTCGGATACGGCAACTTTTACTTATACTCCCGGAGTCGTTACAGAGAGTTTCTTTATAGAAAGCTTCAAAATTCTTGATAATTACACAGTTTCGATCAGGATGAATCTGGATTTGGATCCTGCGACTGCCGGTGATGTCTCTAATTATTCATTTTCACCCGATAACAAAGTGACTTCCGCGACCGTCTCCCCAACGGATAAGAAGACGGTTATTCTTAGTCTCAAGGGATCAAAACCGGTCGGATCTTTAGGAAGGGAATATACCCTGACATTGAAAAACATCAGATCGGATGCCGGATCCGGAAACTTGCTGATAAATTCAAACTCAGGTGCTACTATTGTTCTTACAGCCACGGCATCCAGTCTTGAAGATATCTATACTTTCCCGAGTCCCGTGGACAAATCAAAACACAGGAGCGTCACATTTGCAAATCTTCCGCGGTATGTGGATATAATTATTTTCAATCTTGAGGGAGTCAGGATTGCAGAGTTTTCGGAAAATGACGGAAATGGTGGAGTGGACTGGAATCTTTTGGATTCAGATGGCAGGGAAGTGCCTTCCGGAGTATATATTTACCGGGCAACAATGACTGACGGAAAAAAGAATGAACTTGGTACAAAAACCGGAAAGATTGCAATAATAAGATGA